Genomic window (Pseudomonas sp. L5B5):
GTCTACCTCACAGCGCTGCTGATTTCCTTCTTCGCCATGATCCCGTTCATCATCTACGGCGAGAAAAAACGCAAAATGAAACGAGTTCTGCTGGGCGCGGTCAGTACGCTGCTGCTCACCGAGCTATTCTTCTGGCAGTTCGGCGACAGCTTGCGGGCGCTGGTGATTGGCACCGTGGTGTTCTTCACCGCGTTCAACCTGCTGGAAGCCTCCCTGCCGTCGCTGATCAGCAAGGTTTCGCCGGCAGGCGGCAAGGGCACGGCAATGGGAGTGTATTCCACCAGCCAGTTCCTCGGTTCGGCACTGGGTGGCATCCTCGGCGGCTGGTTGTTCCAGCATGGCGGTTTGTCGGTTGTGTTCCTCGGATGCGCAGTCCTGGCTGCACTCTGGCTGGCCTTTGCTGTTACCATGCGCGAGCCCCCGTATGTGACGAGCCTGCGCTTGCCGTTATCGCCTGAAGCGATCCGCGAAGCCGGCCTGGTCGAGCGCCTGAAGGCTGTCGTTGGGGTAACAGATGCCGTGGTGGTGGCCGAGGAGGCCGCCATTTACATCAAATTGGACACCGAATTATTGGATCGCACGACCCTCGAGCAGCTGGTCAATCCAGCGCCGTCGGCGAGCGAAGCCTAGGAGAACGTTATGGCCCGTGGGGTTAACAAAGTCATATTGGTCGGCACTTGCGGCCAGGATCCCGAAGTTCGCTACCTGCCTAACGGTAACGCCGTGACCAACCTGAGTCTGGCCACCAGCGAGCAGTGGACCGACAAGCAGACAGGTCAGAAGGTCGAGCGCACCGAATGGCACCGCGTGTCGATGTTCGGCAAGGTCGCCGAGATCGCTGGCGAGTACCTGCGCAAAGGTTCGCAGGTCTACATCGAAGGCAAGCTGCAGACTCGCGAGTGGGAAAAAGACGGCATCAAGCGCTACACCACCGAAATCATCGTCGACATGCAAGGCACCATGCAGCTGCTGGGTGGCCGTCCACAAGGTGACCAGCAAGGTCAGGGCGGCATGTCCAACTCGGCGCCGCGTCCTCAGCAATCCCGTCCTGCTCCGCAGCCGCAGCGTGAGTCGCGCCCAGCGCCTCAACAGGCCGCTCCGCAGCCGGCGCCGGATTTCGACAGTTTCGATGACGATATTCCGTTCTGAAACCCAGCTTTTTCAGAACTGTAAATACTAGAAGCGAAGCCATTGATTTGGCTTCGCTTTTTTATTGCTCCCAGATTTTTGTGGCGTAAAGGCGATACCTGTTAAGTGTTTACCTCTAGAAGGTATAGACATGAGCTGACGAATACCTGCCAAGGCGCGACTGGCAGGGCCAGCGCGACTTCAATCGCAGATCGACCCTCTACTGCTGCAGGCCTGGCGCGTACTCCGTGCAAGCTGGGAAATTCAGGCCTTGTTCGATGACCTGGAAGATTTCGTCGAGGACGTCGGAGTAGGGGAGAGCCGAGTTCTTTTTCCAGAGATCGTGCGCTGCGATGTGCGCGTAATCCAAGGCCCACACCAGCACATTGGGGCGGATGTCCTGGAGGGGATCGGTCCCCATGCGACGGGCGATGAGTTCGACAATGGAGTCGCGACGGTCAATGCAATTCTGCAGGTTCTTGGCCCGGACCAATGGGTGGCTGCGCAGTAGCTCCTGCAAGGTCATGAAACGGTCGGCGTTGAAGCCGTACGAGCCGTTTTCGCACCCCCTGACCACCTCCACCGCGGCATGATGCACCGCACTCAGCGCGGGTTCATCGGCGGGTCTGCGGCTGAGCGCGGCCATGAAATCCTGGTGCTCGGCTTCCTGATAGTCGAGCACCACATCCTCCTTCGATGCGAAATAACGGAAGAAGGTACGGGTGGAAACATCGACCTGTTCGGTGATGTCCTCGACACGGGTCTCATCGAAACCTTTCATAGCGAACAGCTCGTAGGCCGCTGTGATCAGCGCCTCGCGCAGCATGAGTTTCTTGCGCTCACGGCGGCCCACTTCTTCTTTGTCTGTCACGCCAGTGCTCCTCCATTTGGCCCCAGCGATCCTGAAGCAATCCCGCAGTATGGTTTCTACATGACATTTGCGCAATTTTATTAAAGTTCACTGAAGTAAAACTGTCTCTTGACACAAACTGTCAGTGATAGACATTATTCGCGCGGTCTCAGGAAGCAGGGTGCCGTCACCCTGATCAAGCTCCTGAGCAAAGGGAGCTACATGGTGCAGTCCTATGCAGGAATCCACCTTCTAAATGGAGTTAGGTACCCATGAACGTCGCGATCAACGCCGGTAAGCCGGCCCCCCACCAAGCGCAGGCCTTGAGCCCCTTTGCCCTGGATGTCTGGGTGGAGGCCCAGCGCGGGTTGCACACCCACCAGTTCACCGTGGCGCTCAGCCTGCGCCTGCCTTCGTCAGAAGGTCTGGAGGCGCTGCACCAAGCCGCGTGGACCGTGATGCAAGGCGAGTCGGCCTGCACTCGACGGCATATCGAGCAGCAAGGGGTTGTGCAGGCCGTGGTCGGAGGGGCACCGAGTGCGGTGGAGC
Coding sequences:
- a CDS encoding single-stranded DNA-binding protein, which encodes MARGVNKVILVGTCGQDPEVRYLPNGNAVTNLSLATSEQWTDKQTGQKVERTEWHRVSMFGKVAEIAGEYLRKGSQVYIEGKLQTREWEKDGIKRYTTEIIVDMQGTMQLLGGRPQGDQQGQGGMSNSAPRPQQSRPAPQPQRESRPAPQQAAPQPAPDFDSFDDDIPF
- a CDS encoding TetR family transcriptional regulator, which codes for MTDKEEVGRRERKKLMLREALITAAYELFAMKGFDETRVEDITEQVDVSTRTFFRYFASKEDVVLDYQEAEHQDFMAALSRRPADEPALSAVHHAAVEVVRGCENGSYGFNADRFMTLQELLRSHPLVRAKNLQNCIDRRDSIVELIARRMGTDPLQDIRPNVLVWALDYAHIAAHDLWKKNSALPYSDVLDEIFQVIEQGLNFPACTEYAPGLQQ